From one Phocoena sinus isolate mPhoSin1 chromosome 6, mPhoSin1.pri, whole genome shotgun sequence genomic stretch:
- the LOC116755693 gene encoding 40S ribosomal protein S23 produces the protein MGKCRGLRTARKLRSHRRDQKWHDKQYKKAHLGTALKANPFGGASHAKGIVLEKVGVEAKQPNSAIRKCVRVQLIKNGKKITAFVPNDGCLNFIEENDEVLVAGFGRKGHAVGDIPGVRFKVVKVANVSLLALYKGKKERPRS, from the coding sequence ATGGGCAAGTGTCGCGGTCTTCGTACTGCCAGGAAGCTCCGTAGCCACCGACGAGACCAGAAGTGGCATGATAAGCAGTACAAGAAAGCCCATTTGGGCACAGCCCTGAAGGCCAACCCTTTTGGAGGTGCCTCGCATGCCAAGGGAATTGTGCTTGAAAAAGTAGGGGTTGAAGCCAAACAGCCGAATTCTGCCATCAGGAAGTGTGTCAGGGTTCAACTAATCAAGAATGGCAAAAAAATCACTGCCTTTGTACCCAATGAtggttgtttgaattttattgagGAAAATGATGAAGTTCTGGTTGCTGGATTTGGTCGCAAAGGTCATGCTGTTGGTGACATTCCTGGAGTCCGCTTTAAGGTTGTCAAAGTAGCCAATGTCTCTCTTTTGGCCTTATataaaggcaagaaggaaagaccAAGATCATAA